From a single Granulicella aggregans genomic region:
- a CDS encoding type II toxin-antitoxin system Phd/YefM family antitoxin, translated as MRQVQLTDDGQLATLVSEAEAGESITILRGERPVAQIIPFPEAPVAMTADRLAAIEELKAIMDKGYDLGIVWNGREELYERGSDGE; from the coding sequence ATGCGCCAGGTTCAGCTAACCGACGACGGACAACTAGCCACCCTAGTCAGCGAAGCTGAAGCGGGCGAGAGCATCACAATCCTCCGCGGCGAACGCCCCGTAGCCCAAATCATCCCCTTTCCCGAAGCTCCCGTAGCCATGACCGCTGATCGTCTCGCCGCGATCGAGGAGCTGAAGGCGATCATGGACAAGGGCTACGATCTTGGCATCGTCTGGAACGGTAGGGAAGAACTCTACGAGCGTGGCTCGGATGGCGAATAG
- the alaS gene encoding alanine--tRNA ligase: MHYKSGSQIREDFLRFFETKTHRRVHSSSLVPQNDPTLLFTNAGMNQFKDVFLGAERREYSRAATSQKCVRAGGKHNDLENVGFTRRHHTFFEMLGNFSFGDYFKREAIAYAWELLTSPQWFGIDPARLYVTIFEGDASVPRDDEAEQLWIETGVPKDRIFEMSAKDNFWQMGETGPCGPCSEIFYDLGIEASETGEDKPFPHDDQRYVEIWNLVFMQFDRTITPEGPHLTPLPKPSIDTGMGLERVAAVLQGVLSNYQTDLFTPLIARAAELTGFSGLTTAEASVSDAKGAASLRIIADHARAATFLISDGVLPANEGRGYVLRKILRRGIRHGRLLGQEQPFMHEMVLAVRDEMQVAYPELVETAPRIAKVVLAEEEQFARVLTNGSKLLNENIAEKQNLAAESDEQILGPFRVDIDPSEQEAIVKRDRAQANIFEGVIAFSLYETFGLPKDFIADAVRDAGLIFDDAGFEAAKEEEQQRARASWKGGSQKSASPAFRELPKTEFEGYTALRVDGAKVLALVKDGVGVPVLAAGESGEAVLDVTSFYADSGGQVGDVGWLYASDHHTVIADVSGATKPVQGVFAHRIVAKQAIAVGDVVDTVVDRENRLATERNHTGTHLLHAALRQVLGTHVKQAGSLNDPSRLRFDFSHFAQIAEPELREIESIVNEQVLGNTKVETLVDVPIDVAVNELGAMALFGEKYGDKVRVVKIGDFSVELCGGTHTGATGEIGLIKITGESSVSSGVRRVEAISGTGALGEFRRGFELSRVVGQLTGGGDVDALRHKISAQDEELKKLKRELDQLRMKAASASMSDAAGSAVDVKGVKVLAQRVDSLDKAQMRDLVDQLRGKLGSGVVVLGAASEGKVTLIVGVTKDLTGKLQAGKIVGHLAGIVGGRGGGRPDLAEAGGSEPGKLDEALKAAAEFVGASL, from the coding sequence ATGCATTACAAGTCCGGCAGCCAGATTCGTGAAGATTTTCTGCGGTTTTTTGAGACTAAGACCCATCGGCGGGTGCACTCGTCCTCGCTGGTGCCACAGAACGACCCGACCCTGTTGTTCACCAACGCGGGGATGAACCAGTTCAAGGACGTCTTCCTGGGGGCGGAGCGGCGCGAGTACTCGCGGGCGGCGACCTCGCAGAAGTGCGTGCGCGCGGGGGGCAAGCATAACGATCTCGAAAACGTGGGCTTCACGCGGCGGCACCATACCTTCTTCGAGATGCTGGGGAACTTCAGCTTCGGCGACTACTTCAAGCGCGAGGCGATTGCGTATGCGTGGGAGCTGCTGACCTCGCCGCAGTGGTTTGGGATCGATCCGGCTCGGCTGTATGTGACCATCTTTGAGGGCGACGCGAGCGTCCCGAGAGACGACGAGGCGGAGCAGCTTTGGATCGAGACGGGCGTGCCGAAGGACCGGATCTTCGAGATGTCCGCGAAGGACAACTTCTGGCAGATGGGCGAGACCGGACCTTGCGGGCCTTGTTCGGAGATCTTTTACGACCTTGGGATCGAGGCGAGCGAGACGGGAGAGGACAAGCCGTTTCCGCACGACGACCAGAGGTATGTCGAGATCTGGAACCTGGTGTTCATGCAGTTCGACCGCACGATAACTCCTGAAGGGCCGCATCTGACTCCGCTGCCTAAGCCTTCGATCGATACGGGCATGGGGTTGGAGCGGGTCGCTGCGGTGCTGCAGGGAGTCCTTTCGAACTACCAGACGGACTTGTTTACGCCGTTGATCGCGCGGGCTGCTGAGCTGACGGGGTTCTCCGGGCTGACTACGGCTGAGGCGAGTGTAAGCGACGCGAAGGGTGCGGCTTCGCTGAGGATCATTGCGGATCATGCCCGGGCGGCTACCTTCCTTATATCCGACGGGGTGCTTCCGGCGAACGAGGGGCGCGGGTATGTGCTGCGGAAGATTTTACGGCGCGGGATCCGGCATGGAAGACTGTTGGGGCAGGAGCAGCCGTTCATGCACGAGATGGTGCTCGCGGTGCGGGATGAAATGCAGGTAGCTTATCCGGAGCTTGTAGAGACTGCTCCTCGCATTGCGAAGGTGGTGCTGGCAGAGGAAGAGCAGTTTGCCCGGGTGCTCACTAATGGAAGCAAACTGTTGAATGAGAATATCGCTGAAAAGCAGAACTTAGCCGCAGAAAGCGACGAACAGATTCTTGGGCCTTTCCGCGTAGATATCGATCCTTCGGAACAAGAAGCAATTGTAAAAAGGGATCGAGCGCAAGCCAATATCTTCGAAGGCGTTATCGCTTTCAGCCTCTACGAAACTTTCGGTCTTCCAAAAGACTTCATCGCCGACGCCGTCAGAGATGCGGGCTTGATCTTCGACGACGCTGGCTTCGAAGCGGCCAAAGAAGAAGAGCAACAGCGCGCTCGGGCTTCGTGGAAGGGTGGGTCGCAGAAGTCGGCTTCGCCGGCGTTTCGGGAGCTGCCGAAGACCGAGTTTGAAGGGTATACGGCGCTGCGGGTCGATGGGGCGAAGGTGCTGGCGCTGGTCAAGGATGGCGTTGGCGTTCCGGTGCTGGCGGCGGGTGAGAGTGGCGAAGCCGTCCTGGATGTGACCAGCTTCTATGCGGACTCGGGCGGGCAGGTGGGCGATGTGGGGTGGCTTTATGCAAGCGATCACCATACGGTGATCGCAGATGTGTCCGGGGCGACCAAGCCGGTGCAGGGCGTCTTTGCGCATCGGATCGTGGCGAAACAGGCGATTGCGGTGGGCGATGTGGTGGACACCGTCGTCGACCGCGAGAACCGGCTAGCGACGGAGCGGAACCATACCGGGACGCACCTGCTCCACGCGGCGCTGCGGCAGGTGCTGGGGACGCATGTGAAGCAGGCGGGATCACTGAATGACCCGTCGCGGCTGCGGTTTGACTTTTCGCACTTTGCGCAGATCGCGGAGCCGGAGCTGCGGGAGATTGAGTCGATCGTGAACGAGCAGGTGCTCGGGAACACAAAGGTGGAGACGCTGGTGGATGTGCCCATCGATGTCGCCGTGAATGAGCTGGGGGCGATGGCGCTGTTTGGCGAGAAGTACGGCGACAAGGTACGGGTGGTGAAGATTGGCGATTTTTCGGTCGAGCTGTGCGGCGGAACGCATACCGGGGCGACGGGCGAGATTGGGCTGATCAAGATCACCGGGGAGAGCTCGGTTTCGAGCGGCGTGAGGCGGGTCGAGGCGATCTCGGGGACGGGAGCGCTGGGCGAGTTCCGGCGCGGCTTTGAGCTTTCACGCGTGGTGGGGCAGCTTACCGGCGGCGGCGATGTGGACGCGCTGCGGCATAAGATCTCCGCGCAGGACGAGGAGCTGAAGAAGCTGAAGCGCGAGCTCGACCAGCTACGGATGAAGGCGGCTTCGGCTTCGATGTCGGATGCTGCCGGTTCGGCTGTCGACGTGAAGGGCGTGAAAGTATTGGCTCAGAGAGTCGATTCGCTGGATAAGGCGCAGATGCGGGACCTGGTGGATCAACTGCGTGGGAAGTTGGGGTCGGGCGTCGTGGTGCTGGGCGCTGCTTCTGAAGGGAAGGTTACGTTGATTGTGGGCGTGACCAAGGACCTTACCGGGAAGCTGCAGGCGGGGAAGATCGTCGGGCACCTGGCGGGGATCGTCGGCGGAAGAGGCGGTGGACGGCCGGATCTGGCGGAGGCGGGTGGATCGGAGCCGGGGAAGCTGGATGAGGCGTTGAAGGCGGCGGCGGAGTTTGTGGGGGCGTCACTGTAG
- a CDS encoding DUF6599 family protein translates to MKIVEPAPPLLPKQFGKWQQAADSGVPPAADDATTRSVLFEDGLSRTANSSYKREGGGETVAINAFQFGDATGAYSAFTLLRTPEFKPLPESKVGATAVQRGDTVLLWSGTSVLMAEFHGGHRVAELSDMVSDLPKIGGTKGLPPLLPTTLPAKGLLPETVKYALGSSGYEAMGGVLPAGIIGFDKSAEVVTAKYAGKGTLTLLLYPTPQIAGAHGRQIEAEMNRQGAAAGTVKLKRDGVLVLLTTGNWQPADAQQLVENTHLNLQVSYDKPMPLEFHAEIRKTATLLTSIAELSAALMLAAVVLGLFFGGGRALIRVLQGKPAATEPEFLRIDLRDRPGDGGRMKPLR, encoded by the coding sequence GTGAAGATTGTGGAACCTGCGCCTCCGCTGCTGCCGAAGCAGTTTGGCAAGTGGCAGCAGGCGGCAGATTCCGGCGTTCCGCCGGCGGCCGACGACGCGACCACGCGGAGCGTCCTGTTCGAAGACGGGCTGTCGCGGACGGCGAACTCCAGCTACAAGCGTGAGGGCGGCGGGGAGACGGTCGCGATTAATGCTTTTCAGTTCGGCGATGCTACCGGGGCGTACTCGGCGTTCACCCTGCTGCGAACGCCGGAGTTCAAGCCGCTTCCTGAGTCGAAGGTAGGCGCAACGGCTGTCCAGAGGGGCGACACGGTACTGCTGTGGAGCGGCACCAGCGTTCTAATGGCGGAGTTTCACGGTGGCCACCGGGTGGCGGAGTTGAGCGACATGGTGTCGGATCTGCCGAAGATCGGCGGGACCAAGGGGCTGCCTCCGTTGCTGCCAACGACACTGCCTGCGAAGGGATTGCTGCCGGAGACGGTGAAGTATGCCTTGGGGTCTTCGGGGTATGAGGCGATGGGCGGGGTGCTGCCGGCTGGGATCATCGGGTTCGACAAGAGCGCCGAGGTGGTGACCGCGAAGTACGCGGGCAAGGGGACGCTGACGTTGCTGCTCTACCCAACGCCGCAGATTGCCGGAGCGCATGGACGGCAGATCGAGGCGGAGATGAACCGCCAAGGTGCGGCGGCAGGGACGGTGAAGCTGAAGCGGGACGGTGTCCTGGTGCTGCTGACGACCGGCAACTGGCAACCCGCAGACGCACAGCAACTGGTCGAAAATACCCACTTGAACCTGCAGGTGAGCTACGACAAGCCGATGCCGCTGGAGTTCCACGCCGAGATTCGCAAGACGGCGACGTTGCTGACGAGCATCGCGGAGCTGAGTGCCGCACTGATGCTGGCGGCGGTGGTGCTGGGACTGTTCTTTGGCGGCGGACGGGCGCTGATTCGGGTACTGCAAGGGAAGCCCGCGGCGACGGAGCCGGAGTTTTTGCGGATCGACTTGCGGGACCGGCCGGGCGATGGCGGGCGTATGAAGCCGCTGCGATAG
- a CDS encoding AAA family ATPase, translating into MHATVDNVFDFGFEGDPAIEDFSVATQDHAPEDEIARTVRELFPEPGPLELRGKKRTGEVGSGVYSNRSEFVRKARALSWDVDVEAVWVGLQTLRPDYPLAAFTWRGVAPKDLDIVSWRFIFLDIDPIKGSGASASDEEKRSALSDARVIKDLLETHRIPCITADSGNGWHLLVPFREPRSPETDSLVKRFVQAVAALGRPHIEASEVDTTVSNPGRVCKLYGSLTRKGEDGNRWRASKLRTVTTKVATTGDLSRLIEASNIVDPVIQRDAIRADGLDLSDSDIEDFLGAYGISHERRQPFQGGSKWILHACPIGSHDKPGSKTMVSLTSHGIGFKCQAAKCAGVTWKDFRHHLEETTGQKHTFVAKTQSHPNAGSASTTTTQQKSSPRLTVVSMSDIRDEAIQWLWNGFIPRGKLTLLAGAPGTAKSTMTINFAATISNGGLWPDGTRCKEAGDVMLWSSEDGLADTIKPRLVAAGANTDRVFTPTKTTENGRERMFDPATDIDLVRQHLDEKPGCKMLIIDPIVSTVSGDMHRANDVRSALQPVVDLASAYNVAVIGITHFAKNSGGRNTVDRVLGSQAFGAFARVVLVTAKDEENGDCVLARSKSNISQDTGGHRYRLSVVTYAKDGKVIETTKVEWGEQIEGSARNILLSIEDQDQPPATKIDMAQDFLRHLFSKIPKIESKAVLQKAKDIGIGESSVRKAAKNLGVQMKKSGLGGWMWHSPENLMLEDDDPISGDSRT; encoded by the coding sequence ATGCACGCCACAGTCGATAACGTTTTTGATTTTGGCTTTGAAGGCGACCCTGCTATTGAAGACTTCTCGGTCGCGACCCAGGACCACGCCCCGGAAGACGAGATTGCGCGCACCGTTCGAGAATTGTTTCCGGAGCCCGGACCGTTGGAACTTCGAGGGAAGAAACGTACCGGGGAGGTTGGCAGCGGCGTGTACTCGAACCGCTCCGAGTTCGTTCGAAAGGCGCGGGCTCTCAGTTGGGATGTTGACGTAGAAGCGGTATGGGTTGGATTACAGACCCTACGACCCGACTATCCGCTAGCAGCATTTACGTGGCGTGGCGTGGCGCCTAAAGACTTGGACATCGTATCTTGGCGGTTCATTTTTCTGGACATCGATCCGATAAAGGGCTCCGGAGCCTCCGCATCTGACGAAGAAAAGCGCAGTGCCTTATCTGATGCGCGAGTCATAAAGGATCTGCTCGAAACGCATCGCATTCCGTGCATCACCGCCGACTCCGGCAATGGCTGGCACTTACTCGTTCCATTCAGAGAGCCGCGTTCTCCGGAAACCGATTCGCTAGTTAAGCGTTTTGTCCAGGCGGTGGCTGCATTAGGTCGTCCCCATATCGAAGCCAGTGAGGTGGACACGACCGTGTCTAATCCAGGGCGGGTGTGCAAGCTCTATGGAAGTTTGACCCGCAAAGGCGAGGATGGGAACCGCTGGCGAGCCTCGAAGCTCAGAACAGTCACGACTAAGGTCGCAACCACTGGCGATTTGTCCCGTCTCATCGAGGCATCAAACATCGTCGACCCCGTCATACAAAGAGACGCGATCAGAGCCGACGGCTTAGACCTTTCTGATAGCGACATCGAAGACTTCTTGGGCGCCTACGGGATCTCTCACGAACGTCGACAGCCTTTCCAAGGTGGGTCGAAATGGATCTTGCACGCTTGCCCAATCGGAAGCCATGACAAGCCGGGGAGCAAGACGATGGTCTCGCTGACTTCCCACGGTATCGGTTTCAAGTGTCAGGCCGCGAAGTGTGCTGGCGTCACTTGGAAGGACTTCCGCCATCACCTCGAAGAGACGACGGGCCAGAAGCACACCTTTGTGGCGAAGACTCAGTCCCACCCAAACGCGGGGTCAGCCTCGACCACGACCACACAGCAAAAATCTAGTCCTCGCCTGACGGTGGTGAGCATGTCAGACATTCGGGATGAAGCTATCCAGTGGCTTTGGAACGGCTTCATTCCTCGGGGAAAGCTAACCTTGCTGGCGGGGGCACCTGGAACCGCCAAGAGCACAATGACGATCAACTTTGCCGCAACGATATCGAATGGCGGCTTATGGCCTGACGGAACACGGTGTAAAGAGGCAGGAGACGTTATGCTTTGGTCGTCTGAAGACGGACTGGCGGACACGATCAAACCGCGTCTCGTTGCGGCGGGAGCGAACACGGACAGAGTATTCACCCCGACAAAGACAACAGAAAACGGTCGGGAGCGAATGTTTGACCCCGCCACAGACATCGACCTTGTCCGGCAGCATCTTGACGAAAAGCCCGGATGCAAAATGCTTATCATCGACCCCATTGTGTCAACTGTCTCAGGTGACATGCACCGCGCGAACGATGTCCGATCCGCTCTACAACCGGTCGTTGATCTGGCCAGCGCGTATAACGTTGCGGTCATCGGGATCACACACTTCGCAAAGAATAGCGGCGGGAGGAACACCGTTGATCGTGTCCTCGGCTCACAGGCGTTTGGCGCGTTTGCAAGGGTGGTGCTCGTTACGGCCAAGGATGAGGAGAACGGTGACTGCGTTCTGGCGAGGTCAAAATCGAACATCTCGCAAGATACCGGGGGGCATCGCTATCGGCTATCCGTCGTGACCTACGCAAAGGACGGGAAAGTTATCGAGACAACGAAGGTTGAATGGGGGGAGCAAATCGAAGGGAGTGCGCGAAACATACTGCTGTCGATTGAAGACCAAGACCAACCCCCAGCAACGAAGATCGACATGGCCCAAGACTTTCTCAGGCATCTCTTTTCCAAGATCCCCAAGATCGAGAGTAAGGCGGTTCTTCAGAAAGCGAAAGATATAGGAATCGGGGAATCCTCCGTCCGCAAAGCTGCCAAGAATCTGGGCGTACAGATGAAGAAGAGCGGATTAGGCGGTTGGATGTGGCATTCGCCAGAGAACTTGATGCTCGAAGATGATGATCCGATTTCCGGTGATAGTCGAACTTGA
- a CDS encoding N-acetylmuramoyl-L-alanine amidase, translating into MPKPPRGTPWEQAERGREELESVPADQRTRAEFTAAMDRFRAIYHDGPGDVHAAASVYAVAELLAEQGRVLHDTRSLQAAVGQYEFLRKQYPGSSLRIPALLAEGQIEANDLDDKAAAKDHYRELLKRYPHSEQAEEARAGLESLKAPKVRTGANEAVLSAASGAGSSGNQAATKAEVAKPVAPHHENLPARGQAASIPEAPVGTATISKQKDPGEQKSRDPIDEDAAIPSPLEGGGLPVSARRPGGGAPETRKGPLAQVKGIRHWSTPTYTRVAIDLGEDVKFEAARVPNPDRIYFDLHGSRLAPELVGKSFSVTDDGFLKKIRAAQFSDNMTRVVLDVNDVSEYSAFLLPNPYRLIIDIHGGSKATTRRETAPMETAKAGNAAVVAPVAAPTILPPAVAGTSSLPSMPTTSGRTGPSVPNTVATKANNTTEVAALSTQPDRVEATTRPTSKPISEVVTDRAPVAYDWPQTAAARKRSKTKPADGVAAGDAIPARPAVPTADGSTSLVRALGLKIGRIVIDAGHGGHDSGTLGADGIEEKDVVLDVALRLGKLLHERLGAEIVYTRSDDTFIPLETRTAIANKAQADLFISIHANSSPDASARGVETYYLNFTSSPDALQTAARENAVSNQSIHQLSDLVKKITLKDKIDESREFASDVEDSLYSGLKKGNDGLKNRGVKKAPFVVLIGANMPSILAEISFVTNPRDAEQLQRPEYRERVAESLYQGVARYESGLSGVKAPTLRASIGSK; encoded by the coding sequence ATGCCTAAGCCGCCACGTGGAACTCCGTGGGAACAGGCGGAGCGGGGGCGGGAGGAGCTTGAATCGGTTCCCGCGGACCAGCGGACGCGGGCGGAGTTTACCGCCGCGATGGACCGGTTTCGGGCGATCTACCATGATGGGCCGGGCGATGTTCATGCTGCCGCGAGTGTCTATGCCGTGGCGGAGTTGCTGGCGGAGCAGGGCCGGGTGCTGCACGATACGAGGAGCCTGCAGGCGGCGGTGGGGCAGTATGAGTTTCTGCGGAAGCAGTATCCGGGGAGCAGCTTGCGGATTCCGGCTTTGCTGGCCGAAGGGCAGATTGAGGCAAACGATCTTGACGATAAGGCGGCAGCGAAGGATCACTATCGCGAGCTGCTGAAGCGGTATCCGCACAGCGAGCAGGCGGAGGAGGCCCGGGCGGGGCTTGAGAGTTTGAAGGCTCCGAAGGTTCGGACGGGGGCGAATGAGGCGGTGCTGTCGGCTGCTTCGGGCGCGGGTTCCAGTGGAAATCAGGCTGCGACGAAGGCGGAGGTTGCGAAGCCCGTTGCGCCGCACCACGAGAATTTACCGGCACGGGGACAGGCGGCGTCGATTCCTGAGGCCCCTGTGGGAACCGCCACAATCTCAAAGCAGAAGGATCCAGGGGAGCAGAAGAGCCGGGATCCGATTGATGAGGATGCGGCGATTCCTAGTCCTCTGGAGGGCGGCGGGTTGCCGGTCTCGGCGCGGCGACCGGGCGGTGGGGCACCGGAGACTCGCAAAGGACCGCTGGCGCAGGTGAAGGGCATACGGCACTGGTCTACGCCGACGTACACGCGGGTGGCGATCGATCTGGGCGAGGACGTAAAGTTTGAAGCGGCTCGGGTGCCGAATCCTGATCGGATTTACTTCGACCTGCATGGAAGCCGGCTGGCTCCGGAGTTGGTGGGAAAGAGCTTTTCGGTGACGGATGACGGTTTTTTGAAGAAGATCCGGGCAGCGCAGTTCTCCGACAACATGACGCGGGTGGTGCTGGATGTGAATGACGTGTCGGAGTATTCGGCGTTTTTACTGCCGAATCCTTACCGGCTGATCATCGACATTCATGGCGGAAGCAAGGCTACGACTCGGCGTGAGACGGCCCCGATGGAGACGGCGAAGGCTGGGAATGCGGCGGTTGTGGCTCCGGTGGCCGCGCCGACGATTTTGCCGCCGGCTGTGGCGGGAACGAGCTCGCTGCCGAGCATGCCGACAACCTCTGGACGGACGGGACCGAGTGTGCCAAATACCGTTGCGACAAAGGCGAACAATACGACTGAGGTCGCGGCGCTGAGCACGCAGCCGGACCGGGTTGAGGCGACGACTCGGCCTACCTCGAAGCCGATCTCGGAGGTGGTTACGGACCGGGCACCTGTTGCGTACGACTGGCCGCAGACGGCGGCGGCGCGGAAGCGATCCAAGACGAAGCCTGCGGACGGCGTGGCCGCCGGAGATGCGATTCCGGCGCGTCCGGCGGTGCCTACGGCGGACGGGTCGACCTCGCTGGTGCGGGCGCTGGGGCTGAAGATTGGGCGGATCGTGATCGATGCCGGGCATGGCGGGCACGACTCCGGGACGCTGGGCGCGGACGGCATCGAGGAGAAAGATGTCGTACTGGATGTAGCGCTGCGGCTGGGCAAGCTGCTGCATGAGCGGCTGGGCGCGGAGATCGTCTATACGCGGTCGGACGACACGTTTATTCCGCTGGAGACGCGGACGGCGATCGCGAACAAGGCACAGGCTGACCTGTTTATTTCCATTCATGCGAACTCTTCGCCGGACGCTTCGGCGCGCGGGGTGGAGACGTATTACCTGAACTTCACAAGCTCCCCGGACGCGCTGCAGACGGCGGCTCGAGAGAATGCGGTCTCGAACCAGTCGATCCATCAGCTGAGCGACCTGGTGAAGAAGATCACGCTTAAGGACAAGATCGACGAGTCGCGGGAGTTTGCCTCAGACGTGGAGGACAGCTTGTACTCCGGGCTGAAGAAGGGCAACGACGGGCTGAAGAACCGTGGCGTGAAGAAGGCGCCGTTCGTGGTGCTGATTGGAGCGAATATGCCGTCGATCCTGGCGGAGATCTCGTTTGTGACGAATCCGCGGGATGCCGAGCAGCTACAGCGGCCCGAGTACCGCGAGCGCGTGGCGGAGAGCTTGTACCAGGGCGTGGCTCGGTATGAGTCGGGGCTGAGTGGGGTGAAGGCACCGACGCTAAGAGCTTCTATCGGATCGAAGTAG
- a CDS encoding helix-turn-helix domain-containing protein codes for MAMDNFDLLTVGEASALLRLKVSTVRAWLLKRRVPFVKLGGRVFLKRSDCIALVEAGHIAAVPATGKAGAA; via the coding sequence ATGGCAATGGACAATTTCGATTTGCTCACAGTGGGCGAGGCAAGCGCCTTGCTTCGACTTAAGGTGTCGACGGTTAGGGCTTGGCTTCTGAAGAGACGGGTCCCGTTTGTTAAGCTGGGAGGCCGGGTATTTCTCAAGCGAAGTGATTGCATTGCCCTGGTTGAGGCAGGGCATATCGCGGCTGTACCGGCAACTGGAAAGGCTGGTGCAGCATGA
- a CDS encoding tyrosine-type recombinase/integrase, which yields MPTLAQFLADRFLPHVEVALKAKSKSVQYYRQGARMLERSNISGVRLDELTGEHVGRFASENDRLSASGINMGLRTLRRAVNLAYSWGVIEKPVKVALATGEVQRERVLSERETAQYLAHCPQPWRDAATIMLDEGARPGEVFVLRWECVSLAEDGSGFIKIMDGKSKAARRTLPTTPRVTDLLNARLKAQGSPTEGFVFPTNSKDGHLEVQTAKRQHLVALKSSQVKPFVPYVLRHTALTRLAAAARGDVFALAKIAGHSSIVITQKYVKPEAETVSAVFYRLTAENGEAEPRHKIRHIQPGAPPLVSEAAS from the coding sequence ATGCCAACCTTGGCGCAGTTTCTTGCAGACAGGTTCCTCCCGCATGTTGAGGTGGCGCTCAAGGCCAAATCGAAGTCTGTGCAGTACTACCGCCAGGGTGCAAGGATGCTTGAGAGGTCAAACATCAGCGGTGTTCGGCTCGACGAACTGACGGGGGAGCACGTTGGGCGCTTTGCCTCCGAGAACGACCGGCTATCCGCGTCTGGCATCAACATGGGGCTACGAACTCTGAGACGAGCGGTGAACCTAGCTTATAGCTGGGGCGTGATCGAGAAGCCGGTGAAAGTCGCACTCGCTACGGGGGAGGTGCAAAGAGAACGTGTACTGAGCGAACGGGAAACAGCACAGTATCTCGCTCACTGTCCGCAGCCGTGGAGAGACGCCGCGACCATCATGCTTGACGAAGGCGCCCGACCGGGGGAAGTGTTTGTTCTTCGATGGGAATGCGTCTCACTGGCTGAGGATGGGAGCGGCTTCATCAAGATCATGGATGGCAAGAGCAAAGCCGCACGGCGGACCCTACCTACTACCCCAAGGGTCACCGATCTCCTCAATGCGCGCCTAAAGGCTCAGGGATCGCCTACGGAGGGGTTTGTTTTCCCTACCAATAGCAAGGACGGCCACCTCGAAGTCCAAACCGCCAAGCGTCAACACCTAGTGGCGCTGAAAAGTTCGCAGGTCAAACCTTTCGTGCCCTATGTCCTCCGGCATACCGCCCTGACTCGGTTGGCTGCGGCGGCTCGGGGGGATGTGTTCGCGTTGGCAAAAATTGCCGGCCATTCCAGCATTGTTATCACGCAAAAGTACGTGAAACCCGAAGCCGAGACGGTAAGCGCAGTGTTTTACCGGCTAACCGCAGAGAATGGCGAAGCGGAGCCCCGGCACAAAATCCGGCACATTCAACCGGGAGCCCCACCGCTCGTAAGCGAGGCGGCTTCGTAA
- a CDS encoding PIN domain-containing protein, with product MSYAAVAKKRLLGPTEAARIVATLLRAMDVMPSSQEDLVEAMTAHQTHNIPFFDALMWATAKRAGCTTLITEDFQTSRELGGVNFVNPFAPDFEMASLSL from the coding sequence ATGAGTTACGCGGCGGTCGCAAAGAAGCGACTTCTAGGGCCCACTGAAGCCGCTCGAATTGTGGCAACTCTTCTTCGAGCCATGGACGTCATGCCGTCGAGTCAGGAGGATTTGGTGGAGGCGATGACAGCGCACCAGACACACAACATCCCGTTCTTCGATGCGCTCATGTGGGCCACAGCAAAACGCGCAGGCTGCACCACCCTCATCACCGAAGACTTCCAGACCAGCCGGGAACTCGGCGGCGTCAACTTCGTGAACCCGTTTGCCCCAGACTTCGAAATGGCCAGCCTGAGCCTCTAA